A region from the Thermanaeromonas toyohensis ToBE genome encodes:
- a CDS encoding ABC transporter permease, translating into MHVNYWQEIKENRLGRTGLWLFLFLAFLAALAPFLAPYSPEARVGAAFSRPSAQHWLGTNDVGQDVWSCLLYGARTSLLVGCGAALLAGIISVLVGSSAALAGGLYDALCMRVVDAFLVIPPVLVAILVGAYLKPHLLTLILLLAAFLWPGGARIIRAEALSLKEKKSVAAARTFGAGSFYIMARHIIPDLGPVLLAVMIQNARRAIFMEAGLSFLGVSDPTLLSWGKMMQQALNFTYLGVWKWWLLPPGLALSVTVTALTFIGYALEGVLNPRLRG; encoded by the coding sequence ATGCACGTTAATTATTGGCAGGAGATAAAAGAAAACAGGTTGGGAAGGACGGGCTTATGGCTCTTCCTATTTTTAGCCTTTTTGGCTGCCTTGGCACCTTTTTTGGCCCCTTATTCGCCGGAGGCTAGGGTTGGGGCTGCTTTTAGCCGTCCTTCAGCCCAACACTGGCTGGGTACTAATGACGTGGGCCAGGATGTCTGGTCGTGTCTGCTTTATGGAGCGCGGACTTCCCTACTGGTAGGGTGCGGGGCTGCGCTGCTGGCAGGAATAATAAGCGTACTGGTAGGTAGTTCAGCTGCCCTGGCGGGTGGCCTTTACGATGCCTTGTGTATGCGGGTAGTAGACGCCTTTCTGGTTATTCCCCCGGTCCTGGTAGCGATACTTGTGGGAGCTTACCTAAAACCCCATCTTTTAACTTTAATCCTCTTGCTGGCGGCTTTCCTCTGGCCTGGCGGAGCCAGGATAATAAGGGCAGAAGCCTTATCCTTAAAAGAGAAAAAGTCCGTAGCAGCGGCCCGTACCTTTGGCGCAGGCTCGTTTTATATTATGGCACGCCATATAATTCCGGATCTGGGCCCGGTTTTGCTGGCCGTCATGATACAGAATGCCCGGCGGGCCATCTTTATGGAAGCGGGTCTATCCTTTTTAGGCGTCTCTGATCCTACCCTGCTAAGTTGGGGCAAAATGATGCAGCAGGCCCTAAATTTTACTTATTTGGGAGTATGGAAGTGGTGGCTTTTGCCCCCTGGCCTGGCTCTTTCTGTGACTGTTACTGCTTTAACTTTTATTGGTTATGCCCTGGAGGGGGTTTTAAATCCTCGCTTGCGAGGATAA
- a CDS encoding ABC transporter permease produces MSITGKIANYVTAFFLILALNFLLPRLMPGDPLEAIYGDDALLAMTPELKAELIQRFALDRPLSEQFIAYLRALFRGDLGYSYYYHAPVASVVLRSLPWTLLIAGLALILATIAGFILGVEAGWRRGQPLDRLLLTTLMLLNGFPDFFIGVLFLLLFGVIWGLFPLGGGLTPYAGLTGFYLVLDILHHLALPLATLVLVRLVGTFLLTRNSMIITLGAAFILTARAKGCKDGRVRYYHAGRHSLLPVVTAAGLHLSHLISGTLFVEVVFSYPGLGTLLYNALLVRDYPVIQGVLLVITVTVLAINLMIDLLYRKLDPRIAYAR; encoded by the coding sequence ATGAGTATAACAGGGAAGATAGCCAACTATGTTACGGCCTTTTTTCTTATACTGGCTCTAAATTTCCTCCTGCCCCGTCTTATGCCAGGCGACCCTTTAGAGGCTATATACGGTGATGACGCGCTGTTAGCTATGACGCCGGAGTTAAAGGCCGAGCTAATCCAGCGCTTTGCTCTGGACCGGCCCTTAAGCGAACAGTTTATTGCCTACTTGAGGGCTCTTTTTCGGGGTGACCTGGGTTACTCATATTACTACCATGCACCGGTAGCCTCAGTGGTATTGCGCTCTCTTCCCTGGACTTTGTTGATAGCAGGTCTGGCTTTAATTTTGGCCACCATAGCCGGGTTTATATTAGGTGTGGAAGCAGGCTGGAGGCGCGGGCAGCCGCTAGATAGGCTTTTACTAACCACTTTGATGCTTTTAAACGGGTTTCCCGACTTTTTTATTGGGGTCTTGTTCCTGCTTTTGTTTGGCGTGATCTGGGGCCTTTTCCCTTTGGGCGGGGGTTTAACGCCCTACGCTGGTTTAACTGGCTTTTACCTGGTGCTGGATATTTTGCACCACCTGGCGTTACCCTTGGCAACGCTGGTTTTAGTGCGCCTGGTGGGCACCTTCCTTTTAACCCGTAATAGCATGATCATTACTTTAGGCGCGGCCTTTATCCTTACGGCTCGGGCCAAGGGTTGTAAGGATGGCCGGGTGCGGTATTATCACGCCGGCCGCCATTCCCTTTTACCGGTAGTTACCGCTGCCGGGCTGCATTTATCCCACTTAATTAGCGGCACCCTTTTTGTGGAAGTTGTTTTTTCTTATCCTGGCTTGGGCACTCTTCTTTACAATGCCCTCCTGGTGCGGGATTATCCGGTTATCCAGGGAGTTCTACTGGTAATTACGGTGACTGTGTTGGCCATTAATTTAATGATAGATTTGCTTTATCGGAAGCTTGATCCGAGGATAGCTTATGCACGTTAA